In a genomic window of Arachnia rubra:
- a CDS encoding TetR/AcrR family transcriptional regulator — translation MPPRETTGRDGETGDAQASSRRGNRRRRGPHDDNQRGGSGTWTSPVSRPRPTGSSRGRPRNPDAEGRIMQAVLALLTQKGYSGLRIDDVARLSGVAKTTIYRRWSSLAHLVVDTMAQSIGDRSFTPTHDPVADLRRICAMLAESVSAGANSWLAAALDIHRQPDEELRARYRERIIDPPRRLLTDTLTRVRDAGLLNVTTAPEDLADLLIGGAIYRLAILHTPLGTAQISTILDGIVTNGTNDRPRHHHNPAKSTQQRTSPKDASAH, via the coding sequence ATGCCACCAAGAGAAACCACCGGCAGGGATGGCGAGACGGGCGATGCCCAGGCATCGTCCCGGCGAGGCAACCGAAGGCGTCGTGGCCCGCACGACGACAATCAACGTGGCGGGAGTGGCACGTGGACATCCCCCGTCAGCCGGCCCCGTCCGACGGGATCCTCGCGGGGACGCCCCCGTAACCCGGACGCCGAGGGACGCATCATGCAGGCCGTCTTGGCCCTGCTCACGCAGAAGGGCTATTCGGGTCTGCGCATTGACGACGTCGCCCGCCTGTCCGGGGTGGCCAAGACGACGATCTACCGGCGCTGGTCGTCGCTGGCCCACCTGGTCGTCGACACCATGGCACAGAGCATCGGGGACCGGAGTTTCACCCCCACCCACGATCCGGTGGCCGACCTCCGCCGGATCTGCGCGATGCTGGCTGAGTCGGTCAGCGCCGGGGCGAACTCTTGGCTGGCCGCCGCGCTGGACATCCACCGGCAGCCCGACGAGGAGCTGCGCGCCCGCTACCGGGAACGTATCATCGACCCACCGCGACGGCTGCTCACCGACACCCTCACCCGAGTGCGGGACGCAGGCCTCCTGAACGTGACGACCGCCCCCGAAGACCTAGCCGACCTGCTCATCGGCGGAGCCATATACCGCCTCGCAATCCTCCACACTCCCCTGGGTACCGCACAGATCAGCACCATCCTTGACGGGATCGTCACCAACGGCACTAACGACCGACCGCGCCATCACCATAACCCGGCCAAGAGCACTCAACAGCGAACCAGCCCTAAAGACGCCAGCGCGCACTGA
- a CDS encoding aldehyde dehydrogenase family protein produces MKIDSDKLEATIREVLAAMVPNQSAASSPAPAACPVPAPAQDEPTGDGVFADMDSAVEAAYRAQREYMTHTMADRRRYVAAIREAMLAPEALDYMSEQAVAQSGMGDAGHKYLKNKVAAAETPGVEDLLTEAWSGDDGLTTVEYSPYGVIGAITPTTNPTETITCNSIGMLAAGNSVVFSPHPRVARLSCWQVRRINRALREAGAPDNLVVTVTAPSLENTNAMMAHPRINMLVATGGPGIVKAVLSSGKKAIGAGAGNPPAVVDESADIEHAARCIVDGATFDNNLPCTAEKEIIAVDSIADMLKFCMLKNGAYEATGAEITALENLLVANGKPRTEWVGKPAAKILEAIGVTPPAGVRLIVCEASADHPFVVHELMMPVIGLVRVPDVDAAIDLAVELEHGNRHTAVMHSLNVNKLTKMGKLIQTTIFVKNGPSFNGLGIGGEGYPTFTIAGPTGEGLTSARSFTRRRRCVLVGDLNVR; encoded by the coding sequence ATGAAGATCGATTCAGACAAGCTAGAGGCCACCATCCGCGAGGTCCTCGCGGCGATGGTCCCCAACCAGTCCGCGGCGTCCTCCCCCGCGCCTGCCGCATGCCCGGTGCCGGCCCCGGCCCAGGACGAGCCGACCGGCGACGGCGTGTTCGCGGACATGGACTCGGCGGTGGAGGCCGCCTACCGCGCCCAGCGCGAGTACATGACGCACACGATGGCGGACCGGCGCCGCTACGTCGCCGCAATCCGCGAGGCGATGCTGGCGCCCGAGGCCCTCGACTACATGTCGGAGCAGGCCGTGGCGCAGTCGGGGATGGGTGATGCCGGCCACAAGTACCTGAAGAACAAGGTGGCAGCCGCCGAGACGCCGGGCGTGGAGGATCTCCTCACGGAGGCGTGGTCGGGTGATGACGGCCTGACCACCGTCGAGTACTCGCCCTACGGCGTGATCGGGGCCATCACCCCCACCACCAACCCCACCGAGACCATCACCTGCAATTCCATCGGGATGCTGGCGGCCGGCAACTCGGTGGTGTTCAGCCCGCACCCGCGCGTCGCACGGCTGTCGTGCTGGCAGGTCCGTCGCATCAACCGGGCGCTGCGCGAGGCCGGGGCGCCCGACAACCTGGTGGTGACGGTGACGGCGCCGTCGCTGGAGAACACCAACGCGATGATGGCCCATCCCCGCATCAACATGCTGGTCGCCACGGGCGGCCCGGGCATCGTCAAGGCGGTGCTGAGCTCCGGGAAGAAAGCCATCGGCGCCGGTGCGGGCAACCCGCCCGCCGTGGTCGACGAGAGCGCCGACATCGAGCATGCCGCCCGGTGCATCGTCGACGGCGCGACCTTCGACAACAACCTGCCCTGCACCGCGGAGAAGGAGATCATCGCGGTCGACTCCATCGCGGACATGCTGAAGTTCTGCATGCTGAAGAACGGCGCCTACGAGGCGACGGGCGCGGAGATCACGGCACTGGAGAACCTCCTGGTGGCGAACGGCAAGCCCCGCACCGAGTGGGTGGGCAAGCCGGCCGCGAAGATCCTGGAGGCGATCGGCGTCACCCCGCCGGCTGGGGTGCGGCTGATCGTGTGCGAGGCCTCCGCCGACCACCCGTTCGTAGTGCATGAGCTGATGATGCCGGTGATCGGCCTGGTCCGGGTGCCGGACGTGGACGCCGCCATCGACCTGGCCGTCGAGCTGGAGCACGGCAACCGTCACACCGCGGTCATGCACAGCCTGAACGTCAACAAGCTGACGAAGATGGGCAAGCTGATCCAGACCACGATCTTCGTGAAGAACGGGCCATCGTTCAACGGCCTCGGCATCGGTGGCGAGGGCTACCCGACGTTCACCATCGCCGGGCCCACCGGTGAGGGCCTCACGTCGGCGCGCAGCTTCACCCGGAGGCGCCGCTGCGTGCTCGTCGGCGACCTGAACGTCCGCTGA
- a CDS encoding transposase: MPASKFSKEFKEHIVAEVLEGSRPIAEVAKSYNLEPANCGSAG, encoded by the coding sequence ATGCCGGCTTCGAAATTCAGTAAAGAGTTTAAAGAACACATCGTTGCGGAGGTTCTTGAGGGGTCTCGGCCGATAGCGGAAGTGGCGAAGTCCTACAATCTGGAGCCGGCAAACTGTGGGTCAGCTGGGTGA
- a CDS encoding MinD/ParA family ATP-binding protein — MKSPYWNVTIAGSSDATVNGVPVEMVVPTNVYSSVFQHLAAVARQAGRPVLARGVDETKGGRVAWFTVDANGQALAASPASVTPSNSQPPPPNGTPPRPRRAPAQPMVEEPEREAIEPPPARALMKPEPQASEPRQQVSPARARASEPQEATTSPVPPDAPPPSVPSAPPPRAATHKAPSRPVPPDVPLRSISMNVNVPAASPPAQLEPPPPSSLFVRPPKAVPQGGVRGAMYRLTAGRVNLGPSQTQVRLAERGARIARPLERPYSTVFLSFKGGIGKTSTTVGVGLILAQLRGAPPIAIDADPDAGDLAERLLGEDELMRAKPRCLTDLARDISKVRTWTDLTGYITQVDRLHVVAGEQDPKVSDSLTAEGYTRAHELVRHFFSVILTDCGTGVTQKAMRGILSRADSVVISAGYAVSGAKRAVSTLDWLAQHGYERLAQEAIVVLTDKDDVSSRVQKDMVRTHLASHSRQVFVVPNDPTVADGDRIDLERVHQRTREAWAEVAAAIIDGYR; from the coding sequence GTGAAGTCACCCTACTGGAACGTCACCATTGCGGGCAGTAGTGATGCGACTGTCAACGGGGTGCCAGTCGAGATGGTGGTGCCGACCAACGTCTACTCGTCAGTGTTCCAACACCTGGCGGCCGTGGCGCGCCAAGCGGGGCGTCCGGTGCTGGCCCGCGGCGTGGACGAGACCAAGGGCGGCCGGGTGGCCTGGTTCACCGTGGACGCCAACGGGCAGGCCCTCGCCGCATCGCCCGCATCCGTGACCCCGTCCAACAGCCAGCCCCCGCCACCCAACGGGACCCCGCCGAGGCCGCGCCGCGCGCCCGCGCAGCCGATGGTCGAGGAACCTGAGCGCGAGGCCATCGAACCACCTCCCGCCCGGGCCCTCATGAAACCAGAGCCACAGGCCTCCGAACCTCGCCAGCAGGTGTCCCCGGCGCGGGCGCGGGCCTCCGAACCCCAGGAGGCCACCACCTCCCCGGTGCCGCCGGACGCGCCTCCGCCGTCGGTCCCGTCGGCTCCGCCGCCGCGGGCAGCGACGCACAAGGCGCCCTCGCGGCCGGTGCCGCCGGACGTGCCCTTGCGGTCGATCTCGATGAACGTGAACGTTCCAGCGGCATCGCCGCCGGCCCAGCTGGAGCCACCGCCACCGTCGTCGCTGTTCGTGCGGCCGCCGAAGGCGGTGCCCCAGGGCGGGGTTCGTGGGGCGATGTACCGGTTGACGGCGGGCCGGGTGAATCTTGGGCCCAGCCAGACGCAGGTGCGTCTCGCTGAGCGCGGCGCGCGGATCGCCCGTCCGCTGGAGCGCCCCTACAGCACCGTGTTCCTGTCCTTCAAGGGCGGGATCGGCAAGACCTCAACCACGGTGGGGGTGGGGCTGATCCTCGCGCAGCTGCGCGGCGCCCCGCCCATCGCGATCGACGCAGACCCGGACGCAGGCGACCTGGCGGAGCGGCTGCTCGGCGAGGACGAGCTGATGCGCGCCAAGCCGCGCTGCCTGACGGATCTGGCGCGGGACATCTCGAAGGTGCGGACCTGGACCGACCTCACCGGCTACATAACGCAGGTCGACCGGCTGCATGTTGTGGCTGGTGAGCAGGACCCGAAGGTGTCGGACAGCCTGACCGCCGAGGGGTATACGCGAGCGCACGAGCTGGTGCGGCACTTCTTCTCCGTGATCCTCACCGACTGCGGCACCGGCGTCACCCAGAAGGCTATGAGGGGGATTCTCTCAAGGGCCGATAGCGTGGTCATCTCGGCGGGTTATGCGGTCTCTGGGGCCAAGCGGGCTGTCAGCACCCTCGACTGGCTGGCGCAGCACGGCTATGAGAGGCTGGCGCAGGAGGCGATCGTCGTGCTCACCGACAAGGACGACGTGTCGTCGCGGGTGCAGAAGGACATGGTTCGTACGCATTTGGCGAGTCACAGCCGCCAGGTGTTCGTGGTGCCGAATGACCCGACCGTCGCCGACGGCGACCGCATCGATTTGGAGCGGGTCCATCAGCGCACCCGGGAGGCCTGGGCTGAGGTCGCCGCCGCCATCATCGACGGCTACCGCTAA
- a CDS encoding HXXEE domain-containing protein, which produces MDGRLDDRERWLVPLSLAASFLANDGEELLTMAPTFQKTLDALPSWLRLPLPRDLDQRHVNVGIAMMGGLCVAAVANGIRTRGRGRLYQDFQWGFGLHGFGHLLAAAAARRYTTGSATSPLVVIPQLIYALRALRRAGVPRTMHPLRAAGVLGGWLVLSHVMGAVVSAHLRKRDDKR; this is translated from the coding sequence ATGGACGGCAGGCTTGATGACCGGGAACGGTGGCTCGTCCCGCTCTCGCTGGCGGCGTCCTTCCTCGCCAACGATGGGGAGGAACTGCTCACGATGGCCCCCACGTTTCAGAAGACCCTCGATGCGCTGCCGTCATGGCTCCGGCTCCCGCTTCCCCGGGACCTCGACCAGCGGCATGTGAACGTCGGTATCGCGATGATGGGAGGGCTGTGCGTGGCAGCGGTGGCCAACGGCATCCGGACCCGCGGCCGGGGGCGGCTTTACCAGGACTTCCAATGGGGTTTCGGGCTTCATGGGTTTGGGCATCTCCTGGCGGCTGCGGCGGCTAGGAGATACACCACCGGGTCGGCCACGTCGCCCTTGGTTGTGATTCCCCAGCTGATCTACGCTCTCCGCGCCCTGCGCCGGGCCGGCGTCCCCCGGACGATGCATCCGCTGCGAGCTGCGGGGGTCCTGGGCGGGTGGCTGGTGTTGTCGCACGTGATGGGTGCTGTGGTGTCGGCGCACCTGAGGAAGCGCGATGACAAGCGATGA
- a CDS encoding aminoacyl-tRNA deacylase has product MDDTPALRQLRALGVAHTVVRHGPVSSVVEAAAVRGIEVRDLVKTIVVRRASDDYVFVLVPGDREFSWPKLRALLRTSRLSMPDAEIAKAVTGYERGTITPFGAIRPWPVLADASIAGRRISMGGGAHGVGVNLLADDMIAALNATVADLTADDDSQR; this is encoded by the coding sequence ATGGATGACACTCCCGCGCTCCGCCAGCTCCGGGCACTGGGCGTCGCGCACACTGTGGTGAGGCACGGGCCCGTCAGCTCGGTCGTGGAGGCAGCGGCGGTGCGCGGCATCGAGGTGCGGGACCTGGTGAAGACCATCGTCGTGCGCCGGGCCAGCGACGACTACGTGTTCGTCCTGGTGCCCGGGGACCGCGAGTTCTCCTGGCCGAAGCTGCGGGCCCTTCTTCGCACCTCCCGGCTCTCGATGCCCGACGCCGAGATCGCCAAGGCGGTCACCGGGTATGAACGCGGCACCATCACTCCCTTCGGAGCGATCCGTCCGTGGCCGGTGCTGGCCGACGCTTCGATCGCCGGAAGGCGCATCTCCATGGGCGGTGGCGCGCACGGCGTCGGGGTGAATCTGCTGGCCGACGACATGATCGCAGCCCTTAACGCCACGGTCGCCGATCTGACCGCTGACGACGACTCGCAGCGCTGA
- a CDS encoding flavoprotein, whose translation MNETQLRELVTRIVREMFAEAEQQQPAPAVGESDKPNALVLFSGALLGFDAALEALGRLKEHVNLDWRQTDSASRILDQARIEELGMTPAAESLVQAHDLLIVPTLTANLAAKVAHGIGDCLASNVMAEFIMLDKPVVVSEVGVCPDAPEKQEWFPAMPSGYQEMLRGNLDALRSFGVHLTRPESLDSAVGAALDPSQKLAEAPVSPPRRATNIPPEPAANTGVIDCDKRLLTESDVMGIPDGATVRLRPRALVTALARDRARKHRITLVDPSLPQLAPPPVSPTA comes from the coding sequence ATGAATGAAACGCAGCTACGTGAGCTGGTGACCCGGATCGTGCGCGAGATGTTCGCCGAGGCGGAGCAACAGCAGCCGGCTCCGGCCGTCGGCGAATCCGACAAGCCCAATGCGCTGGTGCTGTTCTCGGGGGCGCTGCTCGGCTTCGACGCGGCCCTGGAGGCGCTCGGACGGCTCAAGGAGCACGTCAACCTCGACTGGCGGCAGACCGACTCGGCGTCACGCATCCTGGACCAGGCGCGCATCGAGGAGCTGGGCATGACGCCGGCGGCGGAGTCGCTGGTGCAGGCCCACGACCTGCTGATCGTGCCGACTCTCACGGCGAACCTGGCGGCGAAGGTCGCGCACGGCATCGGCGACTGCCTGGCCAGCAATGTGATGGCGGAGTTCATCATGCTGGACAAGCCGGTGGTCGTCTCCGAGGTCGGGGTCTGCCCGGATGCCCCGGAGAAGCAGGAGTGGTTCCCGGCCATGCCGTCGGGTTACCAGGAGATGCTGCGGGGCAACCTGGATGCGCTGCGGTCGTTCGGGGTGCACCTGACGCGGCCCGAGTCCCTGGACAGCGCCGTCGGCGCGGCCCTGGACCCGTCGCAGAAGCTCGCCGAGGCACCGGTGAGCCCGCCCCGCCGGGCCACCAACATTCCCCCTGAGCCGGCGGCCAATACGGGCGTCATTGACTGCGACAAGCGGCTCCTGACGGAGTCCGACGTCATGGGCATCCCGGACGGCGCCACCGTCAGGTTGCGGCCGCGCGCCCTGGTGACGGCCCTGGCCCGCGACAGGGCACGCAAGCACCGGATCACCCTGGTCGACCCGTCACTCCCCCAGCTGGCACCGCCGCCGGTATCGCCGACGGCATAG
- a CDS encoding DUF6177 family protein, which produces MMKDVSADILTEKTHLLIQPRTTVGLSQWLLCNYAQAYRSGRVFAVVTRANSVLTLAAARFITSTGSCWIVDHPDGAFDGFSGLRASWDGVSFKLGGGIHPAYFEVAVGDERALSINAEILHGYHDNPQLGPFSLQILAAAGCAPPVRFGAIEPLYEVFSPTIVTEHARSFSPEEAIAIVSGGDGDGLIISIPEAIGVTERLEFSGPCPRDLTQASIDHFLYHALSAGATYALLGYRQGPQGRMVTPRYRHEVMPLALAVPETAMLHTTLENILSEVRRLGADEASIIDSRPRGIGIRFFHENTTISDLTSRYHSVLRAILPPKEIQDIKPWYQRDDD; this is translated from the coding sequence ATGATGAAGGACGTCAGCGCGGACATCCTCACCGAGAAGACCCATCTGCTCATCCAGCCCCGCACCACCGTGGGACTCTCCCAGTGGCTGCTGTGCAACTACGCGCAGGCCTACCGTTCCGGCCGGGTCTTCGCCGTCGTGACCCGGGCCAACTCCGTACTCACCCTCGCCGCCGCGCGATTCATCACCAGCACCGGGTCATGCTGGATAGTCGACCATCCCGACGGCGCCTTTGACGGCTTCAGTGGGCTGCGGGCCAGCTGGGATGGCGTGTCATTCAAGCTTGGCGGAGGCATCCACCCCGCCTATTTTGAGGTCGCCGTAGGCGACGAACGGGCCCTCAGCATCAACGCCGAGATCCTCCACGGCTACCACGACAACCCGCAGCTCGGCCCTTTCTCACTGCAGATCCTGGCGGCAGCCGGATGCGCGCCACCGGTTCGCTTCGGAGCCATCGAGCCCCTCTACGAGGTTTTCTCCCCCACGATCGTCACCGAGCACGCACGCAGCTTCTCTCCCGAGGAGGCGATCGCCATCGTCTCCGGGGGTGACGGCGACGGTTTGATCATCTCCATCCCCGAGGCGATCGGCGTGACCGAACGGCTTGAGTTCTCAGGCCCATGCCCCCGGGACCTCACCCAGGCGTCCATCGACCACTTCCTGTATCACGCGCTCAGCGCCGGTGCCACCTATGCCCTGCTCGGCTACCGCCAGGGCCCCCAGGGCCGCATGGTCACGCCCCGCTATCGGCACGAGGTCATGCCACTGGCGCTGGCCGTCCCAGAGACCGCGATGCTCCACACCACCCTGGAGAACATCTTGTCGGAGGTGAGGCGACTCGGCGCAGATGAGGCGAGCATCATCGACTCCAGGCCGCGGGGCATAGGGATACGCTTCTTCCACGAGAATACGACGATCTCCGACCTGACCAGCCGGTATCACTCGGTGTTGCGGGCCATCCTGCCGCCGAAGGAGATCCAGGACATCAAACCCTGGTATCAGCGCGACGACGACTGA
- a CDS encoding cob(I)yrinic acid a,c-diamide adenosyltransferase, whose amino-acid sequence MPNVYTRTGDKGDTGLFGGSRVAKQSMRVEAYGTVDEANAALGQAKAQLPPGEWRRRVHDVQQRLFVLAAELASDAEGAEILAGKVDADDVVDLEHLIDDCLAVTGPQREFVVPGRDRRSGAFHTARTIVRRAERRVLTLAEAEPVRPEVIKYLNRLSDAVYALSRLTETWRDEEVEQIVRDVVTRSLSGQEAPAALPSPSTEEFGLASAKRLAECAEAHAARLGVAVVVTTVDSGGNLMLLHRMPGALLAATEVGINKAWSAVAFKAPTESLGPLAREDGAFPGLADTNSGRVVLFGGGRPVFVNQRLVGGLGVSGGSSEEDIEIATCALQDWNNNGR is encoded by the coding sequence ATGCCAAACGTTTACACGCGCACCGGCGACAAGGGCGACACGGGGCTGTTCGGTGGCTCCCGGGTCGCCAAGCAGAGCATGCGCGTCGAGGCCTACGGCACCGTCGATGAGGCGAATGCCGCGCTCGGCCAGGCGAAGGCGCAGCTCCCCCCTGGGGAGTGGCGGCGCCGCGTCCATGACGTGCAGCAGCGGCTGTTCGTGCTGGCCGCCGAGCTGGCCAGCGACGCCGAGGGCGCCGAGATCCTGGCGGGCAAGGTCGATGCTGACGACGTGGTCGACCTGGAGCACCTGATCGACGACTGCCTGGCGGTCACCGGGCCGCAGCGCGAGTTCGTAGTCCCGGGGCGCGACCGCCGCTCCGGCGCCTTCCACACGGCTCGCACCATCGTGCGCCGCGCAGAGCGGCGCGTCCTGACCCTGGCTGAGGCGGAGCCCGTGAGGCCAGAGGTCATCAAATATTTAAACCGCCTCTCCGACGCCGTCTATGCGCTGTCGAGGCTGACTGAGACCTGGCGTGATGAAGAGGTGGAACAAATCGTGCGTGATGTCGTCACCCGCTCCCTGAGCGGGCAGGAGGCCCCGGCGGCGCTGCCGTCGCCCAGCACCGAGGAGTTCGGGCTGGCGTCGGCGAAGCGGCTGGCGGAGTGCGCGGAGGCGCATGCGGCACGGCTGGGGGTCGCGGTCGTGGTGACGACCGTGGACTCCGGCGGGAACCTGATGCTGCTGCACCGGATGCCCGGTGCGCTGCTGGCCGCCACCGAGGTGGGCATCAACAAGGCGTGGAGCGCCGTCGCCTTCAAGGCCCCGACCGAGTCCCTCGGCCCCCTGGCCAGGGAGGACGGCGCCTTCCCGGGCCTGGCCGACACCAACTCCGGGCGGGTGGTCCTGTTCGGGGGCGGCAGGCCCGTTTTTGTGAACCAGAGACTGGTCGGAGGCCTTGGGGTCTCCGGCGGCTCCTCTGAGGAAGATATTGAGATTGCTACCTGCGCGCTGCAGGACTGGAACAACAATGGGAGATAG
- a CDS encoding transposase gives MSHQKSDLIIDALTHLTKQYPGKHITIVWDNASFHRSQELRKLLGPGNTLENIHLINMPAYAPDHNPIEHVWAEAKNNISNEQRDTFNHTRQAFEEFITKNKFPYRINKDFE, from the coding sequence TTGTCACACCAAAAAAGTGACCTCATCATCGACGCTCTCACTCACCTCACTAAGCAATACCCGGGCAAGCACATCACAATCGTGTGGGATAACGCCTCATTTCATCGCAGTCAAGAACTCCGCAAACTCCTAGGCCCCGGCAACACACTCGAAAACATACACCTCATCAACATGCCCGCCTACGCCCCCGACCACAACCCCATCGAACACGTCTGGGCCGAAGCCAAAAACAACATCTCAAACGAGCAACGCGACACTTTCAACCACACCCGCCAAGCCTTCGAAGAATTCATCACCAAAAACAAATTTCCCTACCGAATCAACAAAGACTTTGAATAA
- a CDS encoding type II toxin-antitoxin system PemK/MazF family toxin, which yields MATAVPGRGDVVWLSMDPTQGHEQRGHRPHLVLSDERLAQRMGLVIVVPMTSAHRPWATRVKLAENSYAIGEQPRTVSIARITRTDRAGYDVTDVVRVITTLLEN from the coding sequence ATGGCAACTGCGGTGCCTGGTCGCGGCGACGTGGTGTGGTTGTCGATGGATCCGACCCAAGGGCATGAGCAGCGTGGTCACCGCCCGCACCTGGTGCTGTCGGATGAGCGTTTGGCGCAACGCATGGGTTTGGTGATCGTTGTTCCGATGACCAGCGCACACCGGCCGTGGGCGACCCGGGTGAAACTCGCCGAGAATTCTTACGCCATTGGCGAGCAACCCCGGACGGTCTCGATCGCGCGCATCACCCGCACCGATCGTGCGGGATACGACGTCACGGACGTGGTCCGCGTCATCACCACCCTCCTTGAGAACTGA
- a CDS encoding malate dehydrogenase, giving the protein MTKRIAVTGAAGQIGYALVYRLASGDLLGDEPVELRLLEVPAAVRALDGVAMELLDCAFPQLKGIEVTSDPRVAFDNANVAMLVGASPRKAGMERADLLEANAAIFAEQGRALASSAAPNVRVVVTGNPANTNALITSRHADGIPAERFTALTRLDHNRARAQLAAKARRPVADVTHVTIWGNHSATQYADAFNAQICGRPAAEWIADDAWIAFDFLPTVARRGAAVIMARGKSSAASAANATIAHVRDWLLGTPQDDWTSMAVVSDGSYGVPAGLVSSFPVRCAGGDWQIVQGLPLNAFAKTRFDASVDELRSEAEEVRSMGLLPR; this is encoded by the coding sequence ATGACCAAGCGGATAGCTGTCACGGGAGCGGCCGGGCAGATCGGCTACGCGCTGGTCTACCGGCTGGCTTCCGGCGACCTGCTGGGCGACGAGCCCGTCGAGTTGCGGCTGCTGGAGGTGCCCGCCGCGGTGCGGGCCCTCGATGGGGTGGCGATGGAACTCCTCGACTGCGCGTTCCCGCAGTTGAAGGGCATTGAGGTCACCTCCGATCCTCGGGTGGCGTTCGACAACGCGAATGTCGCGATGCTGGTCGGCGCCTCGCCGCGCAAGGCGGGGATGGAGCGCGCCGACCTGCTGGAGGCCAACGCCGCCATCTTCGCCGAGCAGGGCCGGGCTCTGGCCTCGTCGGCTGCCCCTAACGTCCGGGTGGTGGTGACGGGCAACCCGGCCAATACGAACGCATTGATCACTTCGCGGCATGCCGACGGGATCCCGGCGGAGCGGTTCACGGCGCTGACCCGCCTAGATCACAACCGGGCCCGGGCGCAGCTGGCGGCGAAGGCCCGTCGCCCGGTCGCGGATGTGACGCACGTGACGATCTGGGGCAATCACTCGGCGACGCAGTACGCGGACGCCTTCAATGCGCAGATCTGCGGCAGGCCGGCGGCGGAGTGGATCGCGGACGACGCCTGGATCGCCTTCGACTTCCTACCCACCGTCGCTAGGCGAGGAGCCGCGGTGATCATGGCCCGGGGCAAGTCGAGCGCGGCGTCGGCGGCGAACGCCACCATCGCCCACGTCCGCGACTGGCTGCTCGGCACACCCCAGGACGACTGGACGTCGATGGCGGTCGTCAGCGACGGCTCCTACGGCGTCCCGGCGGGCCTGGTCTCGTCGTTCCCGGTCCGCTGCGCCGGCGGGGACTGGCAGATCGTCCAGGGCCTGCCGCTGAACGCCTTCGCCAAGACCCGCTTCGACGCCTCCGTCGACGAGCTGAGGTCGGAGGCGGAGGAGGTCCGGTCGATGGGCCTGCTGCCCCGCTAA
- a CDS encoding Sir2 family NAD-dependent protein deacetylase: protein MTNLGDVGGWFRTATGVATPAWGPGEGGFGRVSPDADLAAALHLFRDRPTVVLTGAGMSTGSGLPDYRGRDAVPRSPMTFQEFTRSDFSRRRYWARSTVGWSWFTAARPGIAHLALAELGRLTPLTGVITQNVDGLHQAAGSAPVVDLHGSLARVVCLGCGVLSSRAGLQDELLALNPGITARLGELSEQARTAPDGDAEVEMADFTYPACPRCGGMLKPDVVYFGESVRRDVLDSAVALSEAAEVLLVLGSSLTVMSGLRFVRQAVRQGKDVIIAGDGVTRGDDLATLRIHGRLEQVLPRWVAALA, encoded by the coding sequence GTGACAAATCTGGGTGATGTCGGAGGCTGGTTCCGCACTGCGACCGGCGTCGCCACACCCGCCTGGGGCCCCGGGGAGGGCGGTTTCGGACGCGTCTCCCCTGACGCCGACCTGGCCGCCGCGCTCCACCTGTTCCGGGACCGCCCCACCGTCGTGCTCACCGGCGCCGGCATGTCCACCGGGTCCGGGCTGCCCGACTATCGCGGCCGCGACGCCGTGCCGCGCTCCCCCATGACCTTCCAGGAGTTCACCCGCAGCGACTTCAGCCGTCGCCGCTACTGGGCCCGGTCGACGGTGGGATGGAGCTGGTTCACCGCCGCCCGTCCTGGCATCGCTCACCTGGCGCTCGCCGAGCTCGGGCGTCTCACTCCGCTGACCGGCGTCATCACGCAGAACGTCGACGGCCTGCACCAGGCGGCCGGATCCGCCCCGGTCGTCGACCTGCACGGCAGCCTGGCCCGCGTCGTCTGCCTCGGATGCGGCGTCCTCTCCAGCCGCGCCGGCCTCCAGGATGAGCTCTTGGCGCTCAATCCCGGCATCACCGCCCGTCTCGGTGAGCTGTCCGAGCAGGCCCGCACCGCCCCCGACGGTGACGCCGAAGTCGAGATGGCCGACTTCACCTACCCCGCCTGCCCCCGGTGCGGCGGCATGCTCAAACCGGATGTCGTCTACTTCGGCGAGAGCGTGCGCCGTGACGTGCTGGACAGCGCCGTCGCCCTGTCCGAGGCCGCGGAGGTCCTCCTGGTGCTGGGATCGAGCCTGACGGTGATGAGCGGACTCAGGTTCGTCCGTCAGGCCGTGCGGCAGGGCAAGGATGTGATCATCGCGGGCGACGGCGTCACGCGCGGCGACGACCTCGCGACCCTGCGCATCCACGGACGGCTGGAGCAGGTCCTGCCCCGCTGGGTGGCCGCGCTGGCGTAG